Proteins from a genomic interval of Corallococcus macrosporus:
- a CDS encoding L-threonylcarbamoyladenylate synthase → MPAAAAPILEVDVDHPSPRQVARAVEVLEKGGVIAYPTDTYYGLGCDLNSKKAIERLYQLKGRDKKKPLSLLCPDLSDVARYAHVSNFAYRAMKGLTPGAFTFILEATRLVPEVMMTKQKQVGLRVPDAALPRELAKALGRPLITTSATHTDGTVLSDARDIKTALGHGLDLILDGGVTLNEPSTVVSLIGDTLEILRQGKGSLES, encoded by the coding sequence ATGCCCGCCGCCGCCGCTCCTATCCTCGAGGTGGACGTGGATCATCCCTCGCCCCGCCAGGTCGCACGGGCGGTGGAGGTGCTGGAGAAGGGCGGCGTCATCGCCTACCCGACGGACACGTACTACGGGCTCGGCTGTGATTTGAATTCCAAGAAAGCGATTGAGCGGCTGTACCAGCTCAAGGGCCGCGACAAGAAGAAGCCCCTGTCACTGCTGTGCCCGGACCTGTCGGACGTGGCGCGTTACGCGCACGTGAGCAACTTCGCCTACCGCGCCATGAAGGGGCTCACTCCCGGCGCCTTCACCTTCATCCTGGAGGCCACGCGCCTGGTGCCGGAGGTGATGATGACGAAGCAGAAGCAGGTGGGCCTGCGCGTGCCGGACGCCGCCCTGCCGAGGGAGCTGGCGAAAGCGCTCGGCCGCCCGCTCATCACCACCTCCGCGACCCATACCGACGGTACGGTCCTCTCGGACGCACGGGATATCAAGACGGCGCTGGGGCATGGACTGGACCTGATTCTTGACGGTGGCGTGACGTTGAACGAGCCGTCCACGGTGGTTTCACTGATAGGCGATACGCTTGAAATCCTGAGGCAAGGCAAGGGTAGTCTGGAGTCCTGA
- a CDS encoding cation:proton antiporter: MKGSVFRLLLLMALLAAITQAQVVRADAGTPVLLAAGALLLCGLFAGKVAKGLGLPRLTGYLLVGVAVGPYALGFIPNAGVKGLELVKGLAVSLIALVAGTELHLGLIRRVGARVALLCAAVCGVTFAVCFAATFALKPVLPFLTPMTVPQALAVSALLSTVVVSFSPTVTIAIVQETSARGPFTEFLMALVIIGDLFVMVAFGLAAGITRATFGNGLDVPALVGGVGWELFGSVAVGCLLALAMLLYMRGVNRELPLFLVGLSFAAAEGGARLHLSPLLVSLAAGALIANLDEREGRRIHQAINQAGLPVFALFFAAAGAGLKLDALVTVGPAALLLVALRGLAIWGACRRFAPAEDPRLKRYLWMGLISQAGVTFGLAALVSRTFPSFGPQVEVLIVAMITAHELVGPVLTRRALLGSGEIRAEEAGGGA, from the coding sequence GTGAAGGGGTCCGTCTTCCGGTTGCTGCTGCTCATGGCGCTGCTCGCGGCCATCACCCAGGCCCAGGTGGTGCGCGCGGACGCGGGCACCCCGGTGCTGCTGGCGGCGGGCGCGCTGCTGTTGTGCGGCCTGTTCGCGGGCAAGGTGGCCAAGGGCCTGGGCCTCCCGCGCCTCACCGGCTACCTGCTGGTGGGCGTGGCGGTGGGGCCCTACGCGCTGGGCTTCATCCCCAACGCGGGCGTGAAGGGGCTGGAGCTGGTGAAGGGGCTGGCGGTGAGCCTCATCGCGCTCGTGGCGGGGACGGAGCTGCACCTGGGGCTCATCCGCCGGGTGGGCGCGCGCGTGGCGCTGCTCTGCGCGGCGGTGTGCGGGGTGACGTTCGCGGTGTGCTTCGCGGCCACGTTCGCGCTCAAGCCCGTGCTGCCGTTCCTCACCCCCATGACGGTGCCGCAGGCGCTGGCGGTGAGCGCGCTGTTGTCCACGGTGGTGGTGTCGTTCTCCCCGACGGTGACCATCGCCATCGTGCAGGAGACGTCCGCGCGCGGTCCGTTCACGGAGTTCCTGATGGCGCTGGTCATCATCGGGGACCTGTTCGTGATGGTGGCCTTCGGCCTGGCGGCGGGCATCACCCGCGCGACGTTCGGCAACGGGCTGGACGTGCCCGCGCTGGTGGGCGGGGTGGGGTGGGAGCTGTTCGGCTCCGTGGCGGTGGGCTGCCTGCTGGCGCTGGCGATGCTCCTGTACATGCGGGGCGTCAACCGCGAGCTGCCGCTGTTCCTCGTGGGCCTGTCCTTCGCGGCGGCCGAGGGCGGGGCGCGGCTGCACCTGTCGCCGCTCCTGGTGTCGCTGGCGGCCGGGGCGCTCATCGCCAACCTGGACGAGCGCGAGGGCCGCCGCATCCACCAGGCCATCAACCAGGCGGGCCTGCCCGTGTTCGCGCTCTTCTTCGCCGCGGCGGGGGCGGGGCTGAAGCTGGACGCGCTGGTGACGGTGGGGCCGGCCGCGCTGCTGCTCGTGGCGCTGCGCGGCCTGGCCATCTGGGGCGCGTGCCGCAGGTTCGCGCCCGCGGAGGATCCGCGCCTCAAGCGCTACCTGTGGATGGGCCTCATCTCGCAGGCGGGCGTGACGTTCGGCCTGGCGGCGCTGGTGTCGCGCACGTTCCCGTCCTTCGGTCCGCAGGTGGAGGTGCTCATCGTCGCGATGATCACCGCGCACGAACTGGTGGGCCCGGTGCTCACGCGCCGCGCCCTGCTGGGCAGTGGCGAAATCCGTGCGGAAGAGGCGGGCGGCGGCGCATAG
- a CDS encoding sodium:proton exchanger, whose product MQALLVFLIVAALSLLASSRSLLAPGRFPALAQLAASGLLFLIFGALLGPSVLGVLTTRNLESLRPLVALGLGTGGVLLGLNLEPRLLRLLPRPVYAAAVAHAGTAFLFVALPLSVPLLLSMGLRPLVAVGAAALLGAAASLSSGHFAVLGYRNGRLERARGLGVALLTMMDDAVGLGVLALGLVLGATGNVAEGLGLLGLALLLGVLCGALLAFLTHALKDPAEQTTVTLGMVALVGGAAAYLRLSSLLAGVACGATLALMGGRTAERVARALGRVERPTYLVLVFLVGSQIHARDLSAWALLPAFVGLRFLGKVLGGTFAQRLTQGVLDLPPRFGYALISQGGLALCLVAEYVLLVPGSLSQRVLDVVAVGAVVNEMLAHGAFRHVLAAEPPPTSTTDTPSAGDAGVAA is encoded by the coding sequence GTGCAAGCGCTGCTCGTCTTCCTCATCGTCGCGGCGTTGTCGCTGCTCGCGTCCAGCCGGTCGCTCCTGGCTCCGGGCCGCTTCCCGGCGCTGGCGCAGCTGGCGGCCAGCGGGCTGTTGTTCCTCATCTTCGGAGCCCTGCTCGGCCCGTCCGTGCTGGGCGTGCTCACGACGCGCAACCTGGAATCGCTCCGCCCGCTGGTGGCGCTGGGGCTGGGGACGGGCGGCGTGCTCCTGGGGCTCAACCTGGAGCCGCGCCTGTTGCGGCTGCTCCCCCGGCCCGTCTACGCGGCGGCGGTCGCGCACGCGGGCACCGCTTTCCTCTTCGTCGCCCTCCCGCTGTCCGTCCCGCTGCTGTTGTCCATGGGCCTCAGGCCCCTGGTGGCGGTGGGCGCGGCGGCGCTCCTGGGCGCGGCGGCGAGCCTGTCCTCCGGCCACTTCGCGGTGCTGGGCTACCGCAACGGGCGGCTGGAGCGCGCGCGCGGCCTGGGTGTCGCGCTGCTCACGATGATGGACGACGCGGTGGGCCTGGGCGTGCTCGCGCTGGGGCTGGTGCTGGGCGCCACCGGCAACGTGGCGGAAGGGCTGGGCCTGCTGGGGCTGGCGCTGCTCCTGGGCGTGCTCTGCGGCGCGCTGCTCGCGTTCCTCACGCACGCGCTGAAGGACCCGGCGGAGCAGACCACGGTGACGCTGGGCATGGTGGCGCTGGTGGGCGGCGCGGCGGCGTACCTGCGGCTGTCGTCGCTGCTGGCTGGCGTGGCGTGCGGCGCGACCTTGGCGCTCATGGGCGGGCGCACGGCGGAGCGGGTGGCGCGGGCGCTGGGGCGCGTGGAGCGGCCCACGTACCTGGTGCTGGTGTTCCTGGTGGGCAGTCAGATCCACGCGCGCGACCTGTCCGCGTGGGCGCTGCTGCCCGCGTTCGTGGGGCTGCGCTTCCTGGGCAAGGTGCTGGGCGGCACGTTCGCGCAGCGGCTCACGCAGGGCGTGTTGGACCTGCCGCCGCGCTTTGGCTACGCGCTCATCTCCCAGGGCGGCCTGGCGCTGTGCCTGGTGGCGGAGTACGTGCTGCTGGTGCCGGGCTCGCTGTCGCAGCGGGTGCTGGACGTGGTGGCGGTGGGCGCGGTCGTCAACGAGATGCTCGCGCACGGGGCCTTCCGGCATGTGCTGGCCGCGGAGCCACCACCCACGTCCACGACGGACACGCCCTCCGCGGGTGACGCCGGGGTGGCCGCGTGA
- a CDS encoding general stress protein — MSDKDNKGSMTVAEAGRKGGETVRNERGREFYETIGRKGGATVKAERGRSFYEEIGRKGGETVKAERGAKFYEEIGKKGGDRVKATRGPNFYEEIGRKGGQKVKKLIEEGKRAARAAMDAQAGGTAPASEGTSAPAATPEEPAQPGGNE, encoded by the coding sequence ATGTCGGACAAGGACAACAAGGGCAGCATGACGGTGGCCGAGGCGGGGCGTAAGGGCGGCGAGACGGTCCGCAACGAGCGCGGTCGCGAGTTCTACGAGACCATCGGCCGCAAGGGCGGCGCCACGGTGAAGGCCGAGCGCGGTCGCTCCTTCTACGAGGAGATCGGCCGCAAGGGCGGCGAGACCGTGAAGGCCGAGCGCGGCGCCAAGTTCTACGAGGAGATCGGCAAGAAGGGTGGCGACCGCGTCAAGGCCACCCGCGGTCCGAACTTCTACGAGGAGATCGGCCGCAAGGGCGGGCAGAAGGTCAAGAAGCTGATTGAAGAGGGCAAGCGCGCCGCTCGCGCCGCCATGGATGCCCAGGCCGGGGGGACCGCTCCCGCGTCCGAGGGCACTTCAGCGCCCGCCGCCACGCCGGAAGAGCCCGCTCAGCCGGGTGGCAACGAGTAA
- a CDS encoding TVP38/TMEM64 family protein, translating to MVVSIGGLVMLRLLGPDFIDQRTIRELLLPLGDYAPLAYVAFLAVRPLTLLPGQVLTAVGGMMFGTLAATLYSLTGSFLSATLLYFVARKLGTRPMQRLCGSKYPAIAKAARRHDFQFTFLACLNPLCPTDIMLIAGAASGARFWPSVLGVVLGTIPGTFLTAQFGSGLAQGRTVMTAVSAVGMVVSLVLGVIFGRRFYKEVNEASAEAPAPEAEPTRGLPATKVPLTTP from the coding sequence ATGGTCGTTTCCATTGGCGGTCTGGTGATGCTCCGGCTGTTGGGCCCGGACTTCATCGATCAGCGCACCATCCGGGAGCTGCTGCTCCCCTTGGGCGACTACGCCCCCCTTGCCTACGTGGCCTTCCTGGCCGTGCGGCCCCTGACGCTGTTGCCGGGTCAGGTGCTCACCGCGGTGGGAGGGATGATGTTCGGAACCCTCGCCGCGACCCTCTATTCACTAACGGGCAGCTTCCTGTCCGCCACCCTGCTCTACTTCGTTGCCCGCAAGCTGGGCACGCGGCCGATGCAGCGTCTGTGCGGCAGCAAGTACCCGGCGATCGCCAAGGCGGCGCGGCGGCACGACTTCCAGTTCACGTTCCTGGCGTGCCTCAACCCGCTGTGCCCCACGGACATCATGCTGATCGCCGGCGCGGCGTCTGGCGCGCGCTTCTGGCCGTCCGTGCTGGGCGTGGTGCTGGGCACCATCCCGGGAACCTTCCTGACCGCGCAGTTTGGCAGTGGCCTCGCGCAGGGCCGCACGGTGATGACCGCCGTGTCCGCGGTGGGCATGGTGGTGTCGCTGGTGCTGGGCGTCATCTTCGGCCGCCGGTTCTACAAGGAGGTCAACGAGGCGTCAGCGGAGGCCCCCGCGCCCGAGGCGGAGCCCACGCGCGGTCTGCCCGCCACGAAGGTCCCGCTCACCACGCCGTGA
- a CDS encoding LysR family transcriptional regulator produces MDLFTGVLPFLHVAEERSFRKAAERLGVTVAAVSKAVRKLEEELGARLLERTSRQVALTSEGTAFLERAREAVAQIRAARETVAQAHRAPRGPLTVSLPFILGPVLLPRLARLQARHPQLTLHVRMSDRLSKLVEDQVDVAIRLGGLEDSSLVARRLFSTRWMTLASPAYLARHGTPEHPSRLERHACLKFVDPRGLTREWHFRESPGGPATVVRTRAAIDVDHGPALLDLAAAGAGLCQVLDFMSDARLREGALVEVLAEYAAEGPPVHALCLPGRQSVPRVRALLQHLVEELRAVTAW; encoded by the coding sequence ATGGACCTGTTCACGGGCGTGTTGCCCTTCCTCCACGTGGCGGAGGAGCGGAGCTTCCGCAAGGCGGCGGAGCGGCTGGGCGTCACCGTGGCGGCGGTGAGCAAGGCGGTGCGGAAGCTGGAGGAGGAGCTGGGCGCGAGGCTCCTGGAGCGCACCAGCCGTCAGGTGGCCCTCACGTCCGAGGGCACCGCCTTCCTGGAGCGGGCGCGCGAGGCCGTGGCGCAGATCCGCGCCGCGCGCGAGACGGTGGCCCAGGCGCACCGCGCGCCCAGGGGACCGCTCACGGTGTCGCTGCCGTTCATCCTGGGCCCCGTGCTCCTGCCCCGGCTGGCGCGACTCCAGGCGCGGCACCCACAACTCACGCTGCACGTGCGCATGAGCGACCGGCTGAGCAAGCTGGTGGAGGATCAGGTCGACGTGGCCATCCGGCTGGGCGGTTTGGAGGACTCCAGCCTGGTGGCGCGGCGGCTGTTCTCCACGCGCTGGATGACGCTCGCGTCGCCGGCCTACCTGGCCCGGCACGGGACGCCCGAGCATCCGTCGCGCCTGGAGCGCCACGCGTGCCTGAAGTTCGTGGATCCGCGCGGCCTCACCCGCGAGTGGCACTTCCGGGAGTCACCCGGTGGCCCCGCCACGGTGGTGCGCACGCGCGCGGCCATCGACGTGGATCACGGCCCGGCGCTGCTGGACCTGGCCGCCGCCGGAGCGGGGCTGTGCCAGGTGCTGGACTTCATGAGCGACGCCCGGCTGCGCGAGGGCGCCCTGGTGGAGGTGCTGGCGGAGTACGCGGCGGAAGGGCCGCCGGTCCATGCCTTGTGCCTGCCAGGGCGCCAGTCCGTGCCCCGCGTCCGCGCGCTCCTCCAGCACCTGGTGGAGGAGCTGCGCGCCGTCACGGCGTGGTGA
- a CDS encoding NADPH-dependent F420 reductase → MKIAILGTGMVGETLGGKLVALGHEVRMGSRTPDNAKAAAWVKKAGGKASQGTFRDAAQFAELLFNCTLGNASLEVLKSAGEDALRGKVLVDVSNPLDFTRGMPPVLSTPPDDSLGEQLQRAFPSLKVVKTLNTMNCEVMVEPSRVPGDHDVFVSGNDVDAKARVKQLLTEGFGWKHVIDLGDITTARGTEAFLPLWLRLWGTLRTGDFNIHVVKR, encoded by the coding sequence ATGAAGATCGCGATCCTGGGCACGGGCATGGTGGGTGAGACGCTGGGCGGCAAGCTGGTGGCGCTGGGCCACGAGGTGCGCATGGGCTCGCGCACGCCGGACAACGCGAAGGCCGCCGCGTGGGTGAAGAAGGCCGGGGGCAAGGCGTCGCAGGGCACGTTCCGGGACGCCGCGCAGTTCGCGGAGCTGCTCTTCAACTGCACGCTGGGCAACGCGTCGCTGGAGGTCCTGAAGTCCGCGGGCGAGGACGCCCTGCGCGGCAAGGTGCTGGTGGATGTCTCCAACCCGCTCGACTTCACCCGGGGGATGCCGCCGGTGCTCTCCACGCCCCCGGATGACTCGCTGGGTGAACAGCTCCAGCGCGCCTTCCCGTCGCTCAAGGTGGTGAAGACGCTCAACACGATGAACTGCGAGGTGATGGTGGAGCCCTCGCGCGTGCCCGGGGACCACGACGTCTTCGTGTCCGGCAACGACGTGGACGCCAAGGCCCGCGTGAAGCAGCTCCTCACGGAGGGCTTCGGCTGGAAGCACGTCATCGACCTGGGGGACATCACCACGGCGCGCGGCACCGAGGCCTTCCTCCCCCTCTGGCTGCGCCTGTGGGGCACCCTGCGCACCGGTGACTTCAACATCCACGTCGTGAAGCGCTGA
- the thiD gene encoding bifunctional hydroxymethylpyrimidine kinase/phosphomethylpyrimidine kinase gives MKPFPVATALTIAGSDSGGGAGIQADLRTFSFHRVHGTSAVTAITAQNTRGVTRVDLLPPESVTAQVDAVASDMRVDAVKVGMLAQRELIEAVADQLARVSLGPIVVDPVMVSRAGSQLIDDEAVGALRSRMLPLAAILTPNRHEAKLLAGMDIQTLEDMREAARRIHALGSRVVLVKGGGMPGALRGTDVWFDGTRMETLSVAPVDTPNTHGTGCTLSAAIAARLALGTPPLEAVRLAKEYVTSALRYPLAVGHGNGPIGHFFPLIHD, from the coding sequence ATGAAGCCCTTCCCTGTCGCAACCGCCCTCACCATCGCCGGCTCGGACAGCGGCGGTGGCGCCGGCATCCAGGCCGACCTCCGCACCTTCTCCTTCCACCGCGTCCACGGCACCAGCGCCGTGACGGCCATCACCGCGCAGAACACGCGCGGGGTGACGCGCGTGGACCTGCTGCCCCCGGAGTCCGTCACCGCGCAGGTGGACGCCGTCGCGTCGGACATGCGCGTGGACGCGGTCAAGGTGGGCATGCTCGCGCAGCGGGAGCTCATCGAGGCCGTGGCGGATCAGCTCGCCCGCGTGTCGCTGGGCCCCATCGTGGTGGATCCGGTGATGGTGTCCCGCGCGGGCTCGCAGCTCATCGACGACGAGGCGGTGGGTGCGCTGCGCTCGCGCATGCTGCCCCTCGCGGCCATCCTCACGCCCAACCGTCACGAGGCGAAGCTGCTGGCGGGCATGGACATCCAGACGCTGGAGGACATGCGCGAGGCGGCCCGGCGCATCCACGCCCTGGGCTCGCGCGTGGTGCTCGTGAAGGGCGGAGGCATGCCGGGCGCGCTGCGAGGCACGGACGTGTGGTTCGACGGGACGCGGATGGAGACGCTGTCCGTCGCGCCCGTGGACACGCCGAACACGCACGGCACCGGCTGCACGTTGTCCGCCGCCATCGCCGCGCGGCTCGCGCTGGGGACACCGCCGCTGGAAGCCGTGCGGCTGGCGAAGGAGTACGTCACCTCCGCCCTGCGCTACCCGCTCGCCGTGGGCCACGGCAACGGCCCGATCGGGCATTTCTTCCCGCTGATACATGACTGA